In one Saccharibacillus brassicae genomic region, the following are encoded:
- a CDS encoding helix-turn-helix domain-containing protein, which translates to MNAAKSKPDRLFFPSVRLCRAEFRGEGVLRPRELDKCGLLAVESGRAALSIDGRTHTAEAGDRFWLVPGTALGGRWEAGFRVTLLLFSCCRMQKYAGQWLAAEAELPASGRLERSAGLPERLPGMAGEAPPRDRLELKHALHRWMNVRRAESAAGDRQNGLLKSTEEEAGRSGIDLALAYMSGHYAREVSIEEMAVRSGMSVNHFIRTFKARTGRTPAQYLLHLRMTRAKQLLFSSDKIKTIARSVGYKDEHYFSRAFKKSEGIAPGQYMKRSDLRIATVYYGLDDYLTTLGISPVAVLSYERRLPRIGESAPAKSDESGASVRLDSSAFSYAKLGRAAPDLILTSSRLDADAQLERMAPTVTLAYSNDLVRQLRQMGGIFGRQNEAEDWIGRYEAKRKSMRVQLTAQAGRRMTAYYIRVGATLCRVYGALNQTGALLYDDLGLQLPDHFPAGEWALNIGPGQLPLFDADWLFMAVEPTPEAAGRMRAIEASEEWQSLRAVREGRVCDAQGLLLKALGPAGRLEAMHELFDRMTEETG; encoded by the coding sequence ATGAACGCGGCCAAAAGCAAACCGGACCGGCTCTTCTTTCCTTCGGTTCGTCTCTGCCGGGCGGAGTTCCGGGGCGAGGGCGTTCTTCGTCCCAGAGAGCTGGACAAATGCGGTCTGCTTGCGGTCGAAAGCGGCCGGGCGGCTTTGTCGATCGACGGGCGTACCCATACGGCGGAAGCGGGCGACCGGTTCTGGCTGGTCCCCGGAACCGCGCTCGGCGGACGCTGGGAAGCGGGATTTCGCGTCACGCTGCTGCTGTTCTCCTGCTGCCGCATGCAGAAATACGCCGGGCAGTGGTTGGCGGCGGAAGCCGAACTTCCCGCTTCGGGAAGATTGGAACGGTCGGCCGGGCTTCCGGAGCGCCTGCCGGGAATGGCGGGGGAAGCGCCGCCTCGCGACCGGCTGGAACTCAAGCATGCGCTGCACCGCTGGATGAACGTACGCCGGGCGGAATCGGCGGCAGGTGATAGGCAGAACGGACTTTTGAAAAGCACGGAGGAAGAAGCCGGGCGGTCCGGGATCGATCTCGCTTTGGCGTACATGTCCGGGCATTATGCGCGGGAAGTGAGTATCGAGGAGATGGCCGTTCGATCCGGAATGAGCGTCAATCATTTTATTCGGACGTTCAAGGCCCGAACCGGACGGACTCCGGCCCAGTATCTGCTGCATCTGCGAATGACCCGGGCGAAGCAGCTGCTGTTCTCAAGCGACAAGATCAAGACGATTGCGCGAAGCGTCGGCTACAAGGACGAGCATTATTTCAGCCGGGCGTTCAAAAAGTCGGAAGGCATTGCCCCCGGCCAATATATGAAGCGAAGCGATCTGCGGATTGCAACCGTCTACTACGGGCTTGACGACTATCTGACGACGCTCGGCATTTCGCCTGTCGCGGTATTGTCTTACGAGCGGAGGCTTCCGCGAATCGGCGAATCGGCCCCGGCGAAGTCTGATGAATCGGGAGCATCCGTCCGGCTCGACAGTTCGGCGTTCAGTTATGCCAAGCTGGGACGAGCCGCGCCGGATCTGATCCTGACCAGCAGCCGCCTGGACGCCGACGCGCAGTTGGAGCGGATGGCTCCGACCGTCACTCTCGCCTACTCCAATGACCTGGTGCGGCAGCTTAGGCAGATGGGCGGCATCTTCGGTCGGCAGAATGAAGCGGAAGACTGGATAGGCCGGTACGAAGCGAAGCGGAAAAGCATGCGCGTACAGCTGACAGCCCAAGCGGGGCGCAGGATGACGGCTTATTATATTCGGGTCGGTGCGACATTGTGCCGCGTATACGGAGCGCTGAATCAGACAGGAGCGCTGCTGTACGACGATCTCGGTTTGCAGCTTCCCGACCATTTTCCGGCAGGCGAATGGGCGTTGAATATCGGTCCCGGGCAGCTTCCCCTTTTCGATGCGGACTGGCTGTTTATGGCGGTGGAACCGACGCCGGAAGCGGCGGGACGCATGCGCGCGATCGAAGCTTCCGAAGAGTGGCAGTCGCTTCGGGCGGTCAGGGAAGGGCGGGTCTGCGATGCGCAGGGACTTTTGTTAAAAGCGCTTGGCCCGGCGGGCCGTCTCGAGGCGATGCACGAACTGTTTGACCGAATGACCGAAGAAACCGGGTGA